TTCCAGTCACTCAGCGACCGATCGTCCAGCAGCACCTTACCGGAGGCGGGTTGCAGTCCGGCAATCACACTGAGTAAGGTGCTTTTGCCTGAGCCGTTCGGACCGGCCACGTGCAGCAGCTGACCGGCGGCAAGCTCACCGGTCAGTGGCTGCAGCCGTCCTGGAACGGCGGCCTGTTGCAGGCGCAACAGCATCTATTTTGCCAGCGCCTGCTTGATGGTTTCCAGAATGATCGGATCTTCCGGCGTCATGTCCGGTGTAAAACGCTGGACCACGCTGCCGTCCCGGCCAATAAGAAACTTTTCAAAGTTCCACAGAATATCGCCCGGCTCTTTCGGTGCGCGTCCTTTACTCTCCATACGTTCGTAAAAGCCGCTGCCTTCCGGACGCACTGCGTCAGGCCGGGCCGCAATCATCTGAGCATAGAGCGGATGACGTCCTGCGCCATTGACCTCGGTTTTGGCAAACATCGGGAATGTCACGCCATACG
This genomic window from Pantoea sp. Lij88 contains:
- a CDS encoding glutathione peroxidase, which codes for MNIYETELVTLDGEKTTLSQWQGKVLLVVNVASKCGLTAQYEELENLQKAWQDQGFSVLGFPCNQFLEQEPGSNEEIKTFCSTTYGVTFPMFAKTEVNGAGRHPLYAQMIAARPDAVRPEGSGFYERMESKGRAPKEPGDILWNFEKFLIGRDGSVVQRFTPDMTPEDPIILETIKQALAK